The Proteus terrae subsp. cibarius genome contains the following window.
CATATTGAGTTGCTCCCTATTAATGAGCATCCTTTTGATGGCTCATGGGGATATCAACCGTTAGGGTTATATTCACCAACTCGTCGCTTTGGCTCTCCTATGGATTTCCGTGACTTTATTGAAGCGGCTCATCAAGCAGGAATTAAAGTCATATTAGATTGGGTTCCTGGTCATTTCCCTGAGGATGATTACGGTTTACGTAATTTTGATGGCACATCACTCTATGAATATGCAGATAGACGTGAAGGCTTTCATCCTGATTGGAATACTTTGATTTATAACTATGGGCGCAATGAAGTACTGAATTATCTTTCTGGTAATTTGTTGTATTGGCATGAGCATTTTGCGCTTGATGGTTTCCGTTTCGATGCTGTTGCTTCAATGCTTTATCGTGATTACAGCCGAAAAGAAGGCGAATGGATCCCCAATAAACATGGCGGACGTGAGAATTTAGAATCTATTGATTTTATTCGCCATACCAACAAATTACTGGGTACAACCTGCCCAGGAACTATCACAATTGCAGAAGAGTCTACCGATTTTCCAGGTGTAACATTACCGCCTGATGATGGTGGTTTAGGTTTTAATTACAAATGGAATATGGGTTGGATGCATGACACGTTAGCTTATATGCAACGTGATCCTATCTATCGTAAATATCATCACAACCAAATGACCTTTGGCATGCTCTATGCCTATAACGAAAACTTTGTTCTGCCTCTCTCTCACGATGAATTTGTGCATGGTAAAGGTTCGTTAATTGGTCGCATGGTGGGCGATGATTGGCAAAAATTTGCCAATTTACGTGCATATCTTGGCTTTATGTGGGCTTATCCCGGCAAAAAACTACTATTTATGGGATGTGAGTTTGCACAGTGGCGTGAATGGAACCACGACAGTAGCTTAGATTGGCATCTTCTTGAAGAGCCTAATAGTCCGCACCAAGGTGTTCAACACTTTGTCCGAGATTTGAATCTTTCCTATCAAGCTAATGCTCCGCTTTATGAATGTGATTTTGAACGTGAAGGCTTTGAGTGGCTTACCGTTGATGATCACGATAACTCCGTCTTTGCTTTTTGCCGTAAAGACGCACAAGGCAATGAAATTATTGTTATCAGTAACTTCACTCCAGTTGTTCATCACAACTACGTTGTCGGTGTAAATAAAGCCGGTGCTTATCAAGAAATTCTCAACAGTGATTCTGAATTTTATAACGGCAGTAATGTAGGAAATTTAGGTGAAATAGAGACAACCGCAAGTGCATTTAATGGCAAGCCTCACTCTTTGTCATTGTCATTACCCCCACTTGCGACGCTGTATTTAAGATTGAAGGATTAATATGTCTTTAGACTATGGTCGCCCTTTTCCTATGGGCAGTCATTATGATGGCTATGGAGTAAATTTTACACTCTTTAGTGAAAATGCCACTAAAGTCATTCTTTGCCTGTTTGATAAAGCAGGCAAAGAGATCCGATACCCATTACCGGGTAAAACTGGCTCAATTTGGCATGGGTATTTGCCCGGTGCAGGGCCCGGTTTACATTATGGTTATCG
Protein-coding sequences here:
- the glgB gene encoding 1,4-alpha-glucan branching protein GlgB, producing the protein MSVAVTKKAIEKLINGYESDPFALLGMHETSAGLEVRAFLPDAVAVSVIDRKNGRNVATLECKHPSGFFCGAIPRRKRRFSYCLDVTWENVQGVVDDPYQFGILLQEMDIWFLAQGHHSRPYQCLGAHPTKLGDIDGITFAVWAPNAKSVSVVGDFSFWDERRFPMRLRRESGIWELFLPQAHLGDCYKYSILDANGERRLKADPYAFETQIRPETASIINTLPPIKPMPLSRQQANQRNAPMSIYEVHLGSWRRHTDDQSWLSYRELAEQLIPYVKEMGFTHIELLPINEHPFDGSWGYQPLGLYSPTRRFGSPMDFRDFIEAAHQAGIKVILDWVPGHFPEDDYGLRNFDGTSLYEYADRREGFHPDWNTLIYNYGRNEVLNYLSGNLLYWHEHFALDGFRFDAVASMLYRDYSRKEGEWIPNKHGGRENLESIDFIRHTNKLLGTTCPGTITIAEESTDFPGVTLPPDDGGLGFNYKWNMGWMHDTLAYMQRDPIYRKYHHNQMTFGMLYAYNENFVLPLSHDEFVHGKGSLIGRMVGDDWQKFANLRAYLGFMWAYPGKKLLFMGCEFAQWREWNHDSSLDWHLLEEPNSPHQGVQHFVRDLNLSYQANAPLYECDFEREGFEWLTVDDHDNSVFAFCRKDAQGNEIIVISNFTPVVHHNYVVGVNKAGAYQEILNSDSEFYNGSNVGNLGEIETTASAFNGKPHSLSLSLPPLATLYLRLKD